AACGGCCGCCGCCGCTTCCTGCCAGCTCGCTTCGCTCTTCGCGTGGATGATGGCCAGCGGACGCTCGCCGTCAACCTGTTCGCCAAGACGCGCCATATCGGTCAGGCCGACGCTGTAATCAATGCTGTCGGACGCCTGACGGCGACCGCCGCCCATGGCCACGACCGCCATGCCGAGCGCGCGGGTATCCATTTGCGTAACAAAGCCGGAACGGTCGGCATAAACCGCTTTGCTGAGCGTGGCCGCAGGCAGGTAGCGATCGTAGTTGTCGACAAAATCCGCCGGGCCGTTTTGCGCGGCCACCATGCGCCCGAAAATCTCCGCCGCCTGGCCGTTGTCCAGGACCTGTTGTAGCTTCGCGCGCGCTTCGGTCTCGTCTTTCGCAAGCCCCCCGGAGAGCAACATCTCGACGCACAGCGCCATCGTCACTTCCAGCAGGCGCGGGTTGCGGTAATCGCCGGTCAGGAAGCGCACCGCCTCACGCACTTCCACCGCGTTACCGGCGCTGGAAGCCAGCACTTCATTCATGTCGGTCAGCAGCGCGGTTGTGCGCACGCCTGCGCCATTCGCCACGCCGACGATCGCCTGCGCCAGCTCTTCAGAGAGCGCATAGGTCGGCATAAATGCCCCGCTACCCACTTTCACGTCCATCACCAGCGCGTCCAGCCCTTCGGCGAGCTTTTTCGCGAGGATAGAAGCGGTGATAAGCGGAATAGAATCAACGGTCGCGGTAATATCGCGCGTGGCGTAGAAGCGTTTATCCGCCGGTGCCAGCGAGTTGGTCTGGCCAATTATCGCCACGCCGACGTTTTTAATAATGTCGCGAAAGCGATTGTCGTCAGGGAAAATATCAAACCCCGGGATCGCTTCCAGTTTATCGAGGGT
The genomic region above belongs to Cronobacter malonaticus LMG 23826 and contains:
- the deoA gene encoding thymidine phosphorylase translates to MFLAQEIIRKKRDGHALSDEEIRFFINGIRDNTVSEGQIAALAMTIFFHDMTMPERVSLTMAMRDSGTVLDWKSLNLNGPVVDKHSTGGVGDVTSLMLGPMVAACGGYIPMISGRGLGHTGGTLDKLEAIPGFDIFPDDNRFRDIIKNVGVAIIGQTNSLAPADKRFYATRDITATVDSIPLITASILAKKLAEGLDALVMDVKVGSGAFMPTYALSEELAQAIVGVANGAGVRTTALLTDMNEVLASSAGNAVEVREAVRFLTGDYRNPRLLEVTMALCVEMLLSGGLAKDETEARAKLQQVLDNGQAAEIFGRMVAAQNGPADFVDNYDRYLPAATLSKAVYADRSGFVTQMDTRALGMAVVAMGGGRRQASDSIDYSVGLTDMARLGEQVDGERPLAIIHAKSEASWQEAAAAVKAAINVDDTAAKTSPVVYRRISE